From the genome of Anopheles moucheti chromosome 3, idAnoMoucSN_F20_07, whole genome shotgun sequence, one region includes:
- the LOC128303491 gene encoding methylcytosine dioxygenase TET has protein sequence MAAVVYGNSPRHSSRHHQGHLLSQHSPYHTQSASAGQHHTLPPPPGHHHSHHSVSSVSPPSQIITPPTSYLSSATTAISSQQSSGGGQQQTQPQYYHHHHSQSVSLPPQHSQTLSSYHQLRSSKRKSAVELLAESKPFYVKSETVLDRQQQLLNKRSSGGSGSGGGSGGSSGGGGGGGPSQQSRTGVGDGAGGSTGALSGSYMVSPSRTLPSSAVSQALQQQVQQQQQQQQQQQQQRPTNRRSASSGSDLLQTKLRKLLNAADSKETIMPPVDVGLINSKYGQPLETSYIGTGMVGGGGGIAGSLDDIGYIQPPKNYQQQLTVHPEQPSDVSVFFPSAFLSPQSLPPHPGGDDDLYLYGGLHDSLVLTDDYRAISPPAEYAEQQQQQQQQQQHGGSPESKHPMGGGHSRYNYQRSYSHSQAVVTGSGHHPTDESDYSPTQSYNINSHKSLPDLHSQSSRHSPHSEALSCCSRGNRSNRSGSSFNRDSGGSSGHYTHHSEPCCKQQQQQHQQHQSNHHQLSHVPHSQMLMQHQQQQQQQQQHHPQHYTQHHSQQQQHNALSQGGGQQGNESMMMLGDYRRDSGSSTQHSGNSYYAYGIPPLRYDCIECRAKIREEADCLLNFTTPEVPEAFQDGYSEKQHQLQQQQQQQHSLSKGQHTKYYDERGRKYYKNVAGPPMSPLSPVSPLSPPDQPQSQLDLSPPLGTFKRQKCLRFKNRSGRQSAVSNPSPSSGGRCGPGGGPGSSASAGAAGGGGQLDDDRRPILRSKSDISDRYWNRTQPERSLPMATDVREHRERRADRERERDRDRDRDRDRDRERDRDREQLEKQRSRSDSLTQLERFFDRLGLDEETYDRYIAPKSSLQRRSSGSYHHHSHHSNSASSDIHRLSDDCSAGGGSGGGGGGDSDESSAVFFSDVSTIDSTKLPDSTETGNGQGQGVASGPHLMGVGGTGPMPAAAAATAVATGGQGPLVGDGAPLLGGGPAPLYRTNEPPSIIERNARIIKWLCNCKKMQLA, from the exons ATGGCAGCCGTAGTGTATGGGAACAGTCCTCGGCACAGCAGTCGTCACCATCAG GGTCATCTGCTGTCTCAACACTCACCGTACCACACGCAGTCAGCCAGTGCTGGTCAGCATCACACATTGCCACCGCCGCCCGGTCACCATCATTCCCACCACTCGGTATCGTCCGTATCGCCACCATCGCAGATCATCACACCGCCGACCTCGTACCTTTCctccgccaccaccgccatcTCGTCGCAGCAGTCGTCGGGTGGTGGTCAGCAGCAAACGCAACCACAGTactatcaccatcaccattcgCAGTCGGTATCGTTGCCACCGCAGCACTCACAGACGCTCAGCAGCTACCATCAGCTGCGCAGTTCCAAGCGGAAGTCGGCAGTAGAGCTGCTGGCCGAAAGCAAACCGTTCTACGTGAAGTCGGAAACGGTGCTCGAtcgtcagcagcagctgctgaaCAAGCGCTCGAGTGGCGGAAGTGGCAGTGGGGGAGGTAGTGGTGGTAGCAGCGGAGGTGGAGGCGGTGGTGGACCATCGCAGCAGAGCAGAACTGGTGTGGGAGATGGAGCCGGTGGGAGTACCGGTGCGCTGAGCGGATCGT ACATGGTATCACCGTCGAGAACACTGCCATCTTCCGCCGTGAGCCAGGCGCTCCAGCAAcaagtgcagcagcagcaacagcagcaacaacagcagcaacagcaacgaccAACAAACCGCCGGAGTGCCTCGTCCGGTTCCGATCTGCTGCAGACCAAGCTACGCAAGCTGCTGAACGCTGCCGACAGCAAAGAGACAATAATGCCCCCGGTCGACGTGGGTCTGATCAATTCTAAATATGGCCAACCGCTGGAAACGAGCTACATCGGCACCGggatggtcggtggtggcggcggaaTTGCCGGCAGTCTGGATGATATCGGATACATTCAGCCGCCGAAAAactaccagcagcagctgacCGTGCACCCGGAGCAACCGAGTGATGTGTCCGTGTTCTTCCCAAGTGCGTTCTTATCGCCACAGTCCTTACCGCCGCATCCGGGCGGAGATGACGATCTCTATCTGTACGGTGGACTCCACGACAGCCTGGTGCTGACCGATGATTACCGTGCCATTAGTCCGCCGGCTGAGTATGcggaacagcaacaacagcagcagcagcaacagcaacatggCGGTTCTCCCGAGAGCAAACATCCTATGGGAGGTGGCCACAG TCGCTACAACTACCAACGGTCGTACTCGCACTCGCAAGCCGTGGTGACCGGTTCCGGCCATCATCCGACCGATGAATCCGACTACTCACCGACACAGTCGTACAACATCAACAGCCACAAGTCGCTGCCGGATCTGCACTCGCAAAGTAGTCGCCATTCGCCACACTCGGAGGCACTGAGCTGCTGCAGTCGGGGCAACCGGTCCAACCGTTCCGGTAGCTCCTTCAACAGGGACTCGGGCGGTTCCTCGGGCCACTACACGCACCACAGTGAACCGTGCTgtaagcagcagcaacagcagcaccagcagcaccaatCGAATCACCACCAGCTGTCACACGTTCCGCACTCGCAAATGTTGatgcaacatcagcagcagcagcagcaacaacagcagcatcatccgCAGCACTACACGCAGCATCactcgcagcagcaacagcacaacgCGCTGTCACAGGGAGGAGGACAGCAGGGTAACGAGTCAATGATGATGCTCGGTGATTATCGGCGTGACAGTGGCTCCTCGACGCAGCACAGTGGCAATTCGTACTACGCCTACGGTATTCCTCCGCTGCGCTACGACTGCATCGAGTGTCGGGCGAAAATACGCGAAGAGGCCGACTGCTTGCTAAACTTCACCACACCCGAGGTCCCGGAAGCATTCCAGGATGGATATAGCGAGAAGCAACAtcagctccagcagcagcaacagcagcaacactcGCTATCCAAGGGTCAACACACGAAGTACTACGACGAGCGTGGCAGGAAGTACTACAAGAACGTGGCAGGCCCTCCGATGTCCCCATTGTCGCCGGTGTCTCCGCTCTCACCCCCGGATCAGCCCCAGTCACAGCTGGATCTTAGTCCACCGCTCGGTACGTTCAAGCGGCAGAAGTGTTTGCGCTTCAAGAATCGCAGCGGTCGCCAGTCCGCCGTCAGTAATCCATCGCCGTCGTCTGGAGGCCGCTGTGGACCGGGTGGAGGACCAGGTTCGAGTGCGAGTGCTGGTGCTGCCGGAGGTGGCGGACAGCTCGACGACGATCGGCGACCGATATTGCGCTCGAAGAGTGATATCAGCGATCGGTACTGGAATCGCACCCAACCGGAGCGTAGTCTCCCCATGGCGACAGACGTTCGCGAACACCGGGAGCGTCGAGCCGATCGTGAGCGGGAGCGGGATCGGGATCGGGACAGGGACCGTGACAGGGACCGGGAAAGGGACCGGGACCGGGAGCAGCTCGAGAAGCAGCGTTCGCGCTCGGACAGCCTAACACAGCTGGAACGGTTCTTCGATCGACTCGGACTGGACGAGGAAACGTACGATCGGTACATCGCACCGAAGAGTTCGCTGCAACGGCGTTCGTCCGGTTCGTATCACCACCATTCACACCACAGCAATTCCGCATCTTCCGACATTCATCGCCTTTCGGACGACTGctctgctggtggtggaagtggtggtggcggtggaggaGATTCCGATGAGTCTAGCGCCGTCTTCTTCTCCGACGTGTCCACCATCGACTCCACCAAGCTGCCGGACAGCACGGAAACGGGCAACGGACAGGGACAGGGAGTCGCTTCCGGACCGCACCTGATGGGTGTCGGAGGAACGGGACCtatgccagcagcagcagcagcaacagcagtagcAACAGGTGGTCAGGGTCCGTTGGTGGGTGATGGTGCACCACTCCTTGGTGGTGGTCCGGCACCGCTCTACCGTACCAACGAACCGCCGTCCATCATTGAGCGCAATGCACGCATCATTAAGTGGCTGTGCAACTGCAAGAAGATGCAGCTGGCCTAG
- the LOC128301740 gene encoding CCAAT/enhancer-binding protein zeta yields the protein MSVGGGKFKKKDERKRYFEQQSEDPKSGSSDVKNRPAKIVFDDDGEQRVVPIDYTTEETAKRKHVSGAGNADSEEDETDDQLAKQWYKPYEAYNLIGQLEDMKDAEIAELRRVCRAAFETECRNRKKNDPTDGKWLLSALEKGTLRDRANAGALLVQSNPFCHLQALDTLVGMVKTSNKGYLDVVEVLTELMLKSLMPSHRKLITMPMRGSDWKHLQKQADMDKSERDTIYAHWHFEDQLREHYFTFVSNLMTILHSGQEDGKLKVIGYAAKLFADVPEMERLMLTALVNKLGDPSRKVASKVLHHLQQIVRQHTLMSLIVTGEVEKLLFRNNLAISAQHFALSYLASIASFGDFATCQKMINICFSFFKILTEKGEINSRTMQSILTCLRKAIKNVKRNVDLAEVVDPKLLNVIHRMVHLADISIGCQGLSLLLEITDRKGREQNRFYNALYRKLLDPQLASVGPRISNIFFYILHRAMQTDPIPQRAQAFVKRLLQVAFHFPAARLCGALIVISKVLRKRKTLLLDGLEPPSDDTLEVVPEIPNQEVNDEEGEDVEEGGEDVPINAAPIRMPKKYDAFGRSSEYAGAQYTLKYELVRYLSYFHPTVQKFAQSILTNSTLTYYGDPLVDFSLGRFLDRFAFKNPKKPRTEKDENGEERLRPRILGVTQRKSDYAPTGFRALPVNSLTKNQCAEDDEYIFKFLEQKRYRIQRAKERNQTKGKTAEDDIDSDVDSLNDDEFDAYLDTLGVPGASHDADLDGGAEVDFMQELEQEMTKERKAKKGRRGEEDDAEDDMDGLDDWDDVDDEAEDSNQEDASDDDRPRAGRIRRDPIDEDGEFSDGGSISLEEDDDFDGDEMMDDASDGDGLDDEEEEPVPKKRKKLPSKTDRGMVSEREFARKLKTADMSSLFAAADDFSELLESNVESAMDDKRGGKKKGGGSINKAAKKQLFDSHGTEAEVFNQDKSSIKQLAWEATRFSDRDGKKLGRGGKHFGGRGGGAGKSHFQKRGGGSRGRGGGKKFGGRGRSTGRK from the exons ATGTCGGTCGGAGGAGgtaaatttaaaaagaaagaCGAAAGAAAGCGCTACTTTGAACAGCAATCGGAAGATCCGAAGTCAGGGAGCAGCGATGTGAAAAACCGGCCGGCGAAGATCGTCTTCGACGACGATGGTGAGCAACGTGTGGTGCCGATTGACTACACCACCGAGGAGACCGCAAAGCGCAAACATGTGTCTGGTGCCGGAAATGCAGACAGTGAGGAAGATGAAACCGATGACCAGCTAGCCAAGCAATGGTACAAGCCTTACGAAGCGTACAATCTGATAGGCCAACTAGAGGATATGAAGGATGCGGAGATAGCGGAACTAAGGCGTGTCTGTCGCGCGGCATTCGAGACGGAATGCCGGAACCGTAAGAAGAATGATCCAACCGATGGGAAATGGTTGCTTAGCGCACTAGAAAAGGGTACATTGCGCGATCGTGCCAATGCCGGTGCACTGCTCGTGCAATCGAATCCATTCTGTCACCTGCAGGCGCTAGATACATTGGTGGGCATGGTGAAAACCTCGAACAAGGGCTACCTGGACGTGGTCGAGGTGTTGACCGAGTTGATGCTGAAGTCTTTGATGCCATCGCACCGCAAACTGATCACGATGCCGATGCGTGGTTCCGACTGGAAGCATTTACAAAAGCAGGCAGACATGGACAAATCAGAACGAGATACGATCTACGCCCATTGGCACTTTGAGGATCAGTTGCGCGAGCATTACTTCACATTCGTTAGCAACCTCATGACGATCCTGCACTCGGGACAGGAAGATGGCAAACTAAAGGTGATCGGTTACGCCGCCAAACTGTTCGCCGACGTACCGGAAATGGAACGTTTAATGCTGACAGCGCTCGTGAACAAACTGGGCGATCCGTCGCGTAAGGTTGCTTCAAAGGTGCTGCACCACCTGCAACAGATTGTCCGTCAACATACACTCATGTCATTGATCGTGACGGGCGAGGTAGAAAAGCTGCTGTTCCGTAATAATCTCGCCATATCGGCGCAACACTTTGCACTGTCCTATCTGGCGTCGATCGCATCGTTTGGTGATTTTGCAACGTGTCAAAAAATGATCAACATATGCTTTTCATTCTTTAAAATTCTCACCGAAAAGGGTGAGATCAATTCGCGCACAATGCAGTCCATTCTTACCTGTCTTCGGAAAGCGATCAAGAACGTGAAGCGCAATGTGGATCTGGCGGAGGTGGTGGATCCGAAGCTGCTGAATGTTATCCACCGGATGGTACACTTGGCTGACATATCGATCGGCTGCCAGGGTTtatcgctgctgctggagatCACCGACCGGAAGGGCCGTGAACAGAACCGGTTTTACAACGCGCTGTATCGAAAGTTGCTAGACCCTCAGCTTGCGTCCGTTGGGCCACGCATATCGAACATTTTCTTCTACATTCTCCATCGAGCGATGCAGACCGATCCTATACCGCAGCGTGCCCAGGCGTTTGTGAAGCGTTTGCTGCAGGTTGCGTTCCACTTTCCGGCAGCCCGGCTATGTGGAGCGCTGATCGTGATCAGTAAGGTATTGCGAAAGCGTAAAACACTGTTGCTGGATGGGCTAGAACCACCGTCAGATGATACCTTGGAGGTTGTTCCGGAAATACCGAACCAGGAAGTAAATGACGAAGAAGGCGAAGATGTTGAGGAAGGAGGCGAGGATGTACCCATCAATGCGGCTCCAATACGAATGCCAAAAAAGTATGATGCATTCGGCCGGTCGTCTGAATATGCTGGAGCGCAGTACACACTGAAGTATGAACTTGTACGTTACCTTTCGTACTTCCATCCAACAGTGCAAAAGTTTGCACAATCTATTCTCACTA ATTCTACCCTGACGTACTACGGAGATCCATTGGTGGACTTTTCGCTGGGTCGTTTCCTCGATCGGTTTGCGTTTAAGAATCCGAAAAAACCTCGAACagaaaaggatgaaaatgGGGAGGAACGATTGCGCCCACGAATACTTGGTGTCACCCAGCGGAAGAGCGATTACGCACCGACTGGATTCCGTGCCTTGCCCGTGAATTCACTCACCAAGAATCAATGTGCGGAAGATGATGAATACATCTTCAA GTTCCTAGAGCAGAAGCGATATCGAATCCAGCGGGCTAAGGAGCGTAACCAGACGAAGGGCAAAACAGCGGAAGATGATATCGATTCGGACGTTGATTCGCTTAATGATGATGAGTTCGATGCCTATCTGGACACACTGGGTGTGCCGGGTGCAAGTCATGATGCGGACCTTGACGGTGGAGCAGAGGTGGACTTTATGCAGGAGCTCGAACAGGAGATGACAAAGGAAAGGAAGGCTAAAAAGGGTCGTCGCGGTGAAGAAGATGACGCAGAGGACGATATGGACGGGCTGGACGATTGGGATGATGTGGACGATGAAGCGGAGGATAGCAACCAAGAGGACGCTTCGGACGATGATCGGCCTCGTGCCGGGCGCATTCGTCGTGACCCGATCGATGAGGATGGCGAATTTAGCGACGGTGGAAGCATTTCGCTGGAAGAGGATGACGATTTTGATGGGGACGAGATGATGGATGACGCATCGGACGGCGACGGATTAGACGATGAGGAGGAGGAACCAGTTCCGAAGAAGCGTAAGAAGCTTCCGTCCAAAACGGACCGTGGCATGGTAAGCGAACGCGAGTTTGCCCGAAAGCTGAAGACGGCAGATATGAGCTCGTTGTTCGCGGCGGCCGATGACTTTTCCGAGTTGCTTGAGAGTAATGTGGAATCGGCGATGGACGATAAGCGGGGTGGCAAAAAGAAGGGTGGTGGTTCCATCAACAAGGCGGCCAAGAAGCAGCTGTTTGATAGTCACGGTACGGAGGCTGAAGTGTTTAATCAGGATAAATCGTCGATAAAACAGTTGGCCTGGGAAGCGACACGGTTTAGTGATCGTGACGGTAAGAAGTTGGGCCGAGGAGGAAAACATTTCGGTGGACGTGGTGGTGGAGCAGGTAAGTCGCATTTCCAGAAACGTGGAGGTGGAAGTCGTGGTAGAGGAGGTGGTAAGAAGTTCGGTGGTCGAGGAAGATCTACGGGGCGGAAGTAA
- the LOC128302605 gene encoding CCAAT/enhancer-binding protein gamma yields the protein MPPKRKSTTDEEDDEYRRKRDRNNQAVKRSRVKSKMKTEETQQRVNDLRLRNQVLEDKIDNQKKELKFLKELFLTQAQAKAEKLVGININELLQDDDSDNDDDEGESSKKRVKEHPKGEGSKSRSRR from the exons ATGCCGCCGAAACGAAAGTCCACAACCGATGAGGAAGACGACGAATATCGCCGCAAGCGCGACCGAAATAATCAG GCCGTTAAACGCAGCCGGGTGAAATCTAAAATGAAGACGGAAGAAACCCAGCAGCGTGTGAACGATTTACGGCTCAGGAACCAGGTGCTGGAGGATAAAATAGACAATCAAAAGAAGGAGCTGAAATTCCTGAAGGAGCTATTTCTAACACAGGCACAGGCAAAGGCAGAGAAGCTGGTCGGGATCAATATAAACGAGCTGCTCCAGGATGACGATAGCGATAATGACGACGACGAAGGTGAATCTAGCAAAAAACGCGTCAAAGAACACCCGAAAGGTGAAGGAAGCAAAAGCAGATCTCGGAGGTAA